From a region of the Halolamina sp. CBA1230 genome:
- a CDS encoding pyridoxamine 5'-phosphate oxidase family protein — protein MSTDHPNEMTDEERDAFLGTGGTGVLSLNTSNDEPPFSVPVSYGYDDSTGTFYFRLAAGSDSRKGDLADRPVTFVAYGSPEDRWQSVVAQGRLEPTTADSVAIESLEGLRRVDLQYVDIFDQPLETVEFEFYRLAPERIGTRRESHTGVYGPS, from the coding sequence CCCCAACGAGATGACCGACGAGGAGCGGGACGCGTTCCTCGGAACGGGGGGGACGGGCGTCCTCTCGCTGAACACCTCGAACGACGAACCACCTTTCTCCGTGCCGGTGTCTTACGGCTACGACGACTCGACGGGGACGTTCTACTTCCGGCTCGCGGCGGGCAGCGACAGCCGGAAGGGCGATCTCGCGGACCGCCCGGTGACGTTCGTCGCGTACGGCAGTCCCGAGGACCGATGGCAGAGCGTCGTCGCGCAGGGACGACTGGAGCCCACGACGGCGGATTCGGTCGCGATCGAGAGCCTCGAAGGGCTCCGACGCGTCGACCTCCAGTACGTCGACATCTTCGACCAGCCGCTCGAGACGGTCGAGTTCGAGTTCTACCGACTGGCCCCGGAGCGGATCGGGACCCGTCGGGAGTCCCACACCGGCGTCTACGGTCCCTCGTAG